The Camelina sativa cultivar DH55 chromosome 16, Cs, whole genome shotgun sequence sequence GCGGCATTGGAGTcgctgatatatatatatatatatatattataaaactttttttttgtaatggagCAAGCAAATCAAGATCATGAAACCGTTGCTTTAGAGGTatcgacgaagaagatgaaatcaatTGAATGATTGACATCTTTGAAGATAGATTTTACTCGATAtctctcctctttttctctgtGGTGTGGTGTGTGGTGTGTGGTGTGTGGTGAAGTGTGGGGAGATCTCTGATTTTGGGGGACCTCATGGAAGAGATGACTCCTGCTGTTGCAATGACTCTTAGCTTAGCTAATACCATGTGTGACTCATCACCACCTGTGGAGATCACTCAGCTCAAGAATGTTACTGATTCTGCTGATTTGTTATCTGATTCCAACGAATCCCCCATGGAAGGTGAATCTGAATTGTTGAAAAgcgggtcttcttcttcttctactaatgTTTTAGATGAAGACGAGGTACTACTCTCTGTTGTGGAGGATGATGATAATAGTGCTGCAGTCATTAGTGAGGGCTTATTAGTTGTTGATGCTGGCTCTGAGTTAAGCTTGTCTGAAATAGACAACGGGAGAGTTCTTGCAACTGCTATTATCGTTGGCGAATCAAGCATCGAGCAGGTTCCCACTGCTGAAGTTGTTATTGCTGAGGATTCAAGTGTAGAAGATGGTTCAGGTGTAACGGCTTCTGAGGTTGTCATTCGCTTGCCTGAAGAAAATAGTAATCAGCTGGTCAAAGGTAGAAGTGTTTATGAACTAGATTGCATACCGCTTTGGGGAACCGTTTCCATTCAAGGTAATAGATCTGAGATGGAGGATGCTTTTGCCGTGTTGCCTCATTTTCTTAAACTGCCTATCAAAATGCTTATGGGAGATCATGAGGGTATGAGTCCTAGCCTCACACACCTCACTGCTCATTTTTTCGGTGTTTATGATGGTCACGGAGGCCATAAGGTATGCTTTATTCTCATTTTCTCTATATTCTCTGGGATCGTAGTCTTTGAATCCAGATAACCTTTTTGATTTTGGGATTTTCAGTTAAAATCCGTAGCTATTAAATAAATGTACTGATGGCTTGTAGGTTGCTGACTATTGCCGAGATAGACTCCATTTTGCTTTGGCTGAAGAAATCGAACATATAAAAGATGAGTTATGCAAGAGGAACACAGGAGAGGGTAGGCAGGTCCAATGGGAGAAAGTCTTCACTAGTTGTTTTCTAACCGTTGATGGTGAGATTGGAGGAAAAATTGGCAGAGCCGTTGTTGGTTCTTCTGATAAGATTCTTGAGGCTGTTGCCTCTGAGACCGTAGGATCAACTGCTGTGGTTGCTTTGGTTTGCTCATCACATATAGTAGTTTCTAACTGCGGGGATTCAAGGGCGGTATTATTCCGTGGCAAAGAAGCCATGCCCTTATCAGTCGATCACAAAGTAAAAAGAGTTTCCTTTCTTCCCTTCTATCCAAGAGTTAACACCCTCTAATGTACCGAGTTGATGAAATTGTTTCTtaattctttctctttttctgcaGCCAGATAGAGAGGATGAATATGCCAGAATAGAAAATGCTGGAGGTAAAGTTATACAATGGCAAGGCGCACgtgtttttggtgttcttgCCATGTCTAGGTCCCTAGGTAAGCAATGCTTCTCTTGATGACCACTAATGCATTTATGAATGTCGTGAGTTGGCTTATTATTGGTTTCAAACCTTACCTTGGTTATGAATTTACTCTCCTTCATAAAACATTAGTTCCTCGGCGTTTTTTTCCCTCCTCTGGACCTATGCAGGTGACAGATATCTGAAGCCATATGTGATCCCAGAACCGGAAGTGACATTCATGCCGCGGTCAAGAGAAGATGAGTGTCTCATACTAGCCAGTGATGGTCTTTGGGATGTAATGGACAACCAAGAAGCTTGCGAAATGGCTAGGAGACGGATCTTGATGTGGCACAAGAAGAACGGTGCACCACCTATAGCAGAGAGAGGCAAAGGAACTGACCCAGCTTGCCAAGCGGCGGCTGATTACCTCTCCATGCTTGCTATTCAAAAAGGAAGTAAAGACAACATATCCATCATTGTGATTGACTTGAAAGCTCAAAGAAAGTTCAAGACCAGAACTTGAAGCTTAATTACAAACAGTACGcttacttactttttttttactgggGGTAAGTTTAGATCGTTAAGGATCTAATGTCGACAagttttttacatattatatttacTCAATATTGTTAGAGGGGTTGgggaaagaaaaggaaaagaaaaaagaaggtaTGGAAATGCGGGTTGGGGAGGAGAAGACTGAAGATTAAGAAGATGATGCATAgctaatttataattacattcCTTTTTTCTCATGAAACTTTGGGATTCGTatgtataagaagaagaaataggcaaaaaaatatgtttttttttggttgggtaTTAAAGTAGATGAATATGTTGTAATAGTTTTGAGATGTGGCAATTGAAATTGTAATTGAGACTATTGTCACATTAAGCTTCTTGcatttctcttttctccttttacTATCCTTTTTTTACTGATTGTCTTTACATTTCCATAACTTACTTGACACtgaatttttagtgttttggaTCCAAGTGATTCAAGGTTGAGTTAAGGAGTGGTAAAGCAGTACAATAAACAAAAGGTGGACGTGCCGGAGTGGTTATCGGGCATGACTAGAAATCATGTGGGCTTTGCCCGCGCAGGTTCGAATCCTGCCGTTcacgttttttctttttgtattaatCTGTAACTTACCTTAACCATCTTACATTCATTCATACCGTCCGAAatgtaaatatttcttttccTAATTTGGATAAGAATAGAAATCAATTACAAATGTGGTTGGTGACGTGTGAAACCATAAGTGTGTTAGAAAGCTATTTTATTAATCATTGGCAGTTTGGCACCGCGTAAAACTCTGGATTGTAAAAGAAAGTATATCATTTTTAGATAAGTTATCAAGAAATTAAGATTTCATATGTATATTGCATTTGACGGTTTAGCCATTTGTGAAAGCCACGACAACACCGGCCCTCCTCCATTGACCTAAACGCTAGTTATTAATAtaactattttaattttgataatataaagATAACATTTAGCAGTTTATTATTCGAAATTAGATGTTAAAAGACTAAATTACGCATCAGCTGCTTCATATAGAAAACGTGTTTATTAACACGTTAGACATATGATTCCGTTGAACAGTTTGATTATTTGACGTACCAAAATGTATTTGCTACATGTAATCCAGCTGTATTATTAGTAAGGTGCCTTTGAATTTCCATTTCCAACTTTCACAAGCAAATACCACCATTTTTCCAGCTTATCTTAAAAGtcatttgaaaattaaaacaaaacaaaaaaaaatctcccaaAGAAACGTATGTAGCAATTGaaccatttattttgttttgtgggaTTACCAAAATAATTGAGTATCATTTCTCGAGGGTATGATAATTAAGACTTAGGAGCTACTAGAACcttttattatataagttaaTAAAGTTTCGAAAAAAATGTGGTTTTTAGAGTTTGtggatatgattttttttcttcagatatTTAATGGATAGTTTGTGACAGTTgcaaatttatttatacaacTAATCAATTATGAAGTATAACTACATATCCCATACTAGGGACATATAATGTAAACAAATATATCtcctttgttttttcatttttgtctaGACTCAAACTCAGGAACTGGTCAGATCTACAGGGTAAAGGTATAGTCAACTAGAACTACTAATTTGAACATACATACATCTGCTTAGATATCCTCTACGCGAAATGTGAAATGTATCTCTACGacgtttctatatataaatgaaatttttttttgacaaaattcgTTCATTATCcgattatttttctaataacaTATGTCaaataacatatcaaaataTTCCAAGACCAAGACAAAAGacatatttttgtgttgtgtaaAGTAgtaaatccacaaaaaaaaaaaaatatatctatataaaaaaaaaagagagagagagaccaaacccAGTTCCCCAAGCATTACAAAGCATAAAAGCAACACATCACACAGCATCGTAAGCCAAC is a genomic window containing:
- the LOC104751126 gene encoding protein phosphatase 2C 16-like; this encodes MEEMTPAVAMTLSLANTMCDSSPPVEITQLKNVTDSADLLSDSNESPMEGESELLKSGSSSSSTNVLDEDEVLLSVVEDDDNSAAVISEGLLVVDAGSELSLSEIDNGRVLATAIIVGESSIEQVPTAEVVIAEDSSVEDGSGVTASEVVIRLPEENSNQLVKGRSVYELDCIPLWGTVSIQGNRSEMEDAFAVLPHFLKLPIKMLMGDHEGMSPSLTHLTAHFFGVYDGHGGHKVADYCRDRLHFALAEEIEHIKDELCKRNTGEGRQVQWEKVFTSCFLTVDGEIGGKIGRAVVGSSDKILEAVASETVGSTAVVALVCSSHIVVSNCGDSRAVLFRGKEAMPLSVDHKPDREDEYARIENAGGKVIQWQGARVFGVLAMSRSLGDRYLKPYVIPEPEVTFMPRSREDECLILASDGLWDVMDNQEACEMARRRILMWHKKNGAPPIAERGKGTDPACQAAADYLSMLAIQKGSKDNISIIVIDLKAQRKFKTRT